In Anaerotignum faecicola, a genomic segment contains:
- a CDS encoding DUF2815 family protein, whose amino-acid sequence MSKNVKMTNPMKVITGPNTRWSYANVWEPKSINGGTPKYSVSLIIPKSDTKTVAKIEAAIEAAYREGESKLKGNGKSVPALSVLKTPLRDGDLERPDDPAYAGSYFVNANATSAPGIVDADRNPILTRSEVYSGVYGRASISFYAFNSSGNKGIACGLNNLQKIRDGEPLGGKASAESDFATDDDDDFLD is encoded by the coding sequence ATGAGTAAGAATGTAAAAATGACAAATCCCATGAAGGTTATCACTGGTCCTAACACACGCTGGAGCTACGCCAACGTCTGGGAACCAAAATCCATCAACGGCGGCACTCCGAAGTACAGTGTCAGCCTGATTATCCCGAAGTCTGACACCAAGACTGTCGCTAAGATTGAAGCGGCTATCGAAGCAGCCTACCGTGAAGGCGAATCCAAGCTCAAGGGCAACGGCAAGTCCGTACCGGCGCTTTCCGTACTTAAGACTCCTCTTCGTGACGGAGACCTTGAGAGACCGGATGACCCCGCATACGCTGGCAGCTACTTTGTAAATGCCAACGCCACTTCTGCTCCGGGCATCGTGGATGCAGACCGCAATCCTATCCTCACTCGTTCTGAGGTTTACTCCGGAGTCTACGGTCGTGCCAGCATCAGCTTCTATGCTTTCAACAGCTCTGGTAATAAGGGCATCGCCTGCGGCCTTAACAATCTGCAAAAGATTCGTGATGGCGAGCCTCTTGGTGGTAAGGCATCTGCTGAATCCGACTTCGCAACTGATGACGATGATGATTTCCTTGATTAA
- a CDS encoding DUF2800 domain-containing protein, translating into MPPKGHAILSASSSDRWLHCPPSARLCETYEDKGSNYAAEGTDAHSLCEYKLRKALGMESTDPTENLDWYNAEMEDCATGYASFIMELLEETKQTCSDPVVLIEQRVDFSRWVEQGFGTSDAILISDGTMHVIDYKHGLGILVSAENNSQMKCYALGALELFDDIYDIDTVSMTIYQPRRQNVSTYEVSKDDLYQWADEVLKPTADLAFAGDGNFLCGEWCGFCKAKHECRARVEANLLLAQHDFKLPPLLTDSEIEVILSRIDELVSWAGDIKEYALQQAISGKEWTGWKLVEGRSNRRYTSEDAVSNAVEAAGFDPYEKKLLGITAMQKLLGKSRFEELLAAYIEKPQGKPTLVPESDKRPAMNTAKNDFMEEYDNE; encoded by the coding sequence ATGCCACCTAAAGGACATGCAATCCTCTCCGCATCCTCTTCTGACCGCTGGCTCCACTGCCCACCGTCAGCAAGACTCTGCGAAACCTATGAGGATAAAGGCAGCAACTATGCTGCAGAAGGCACAGATGCCCACTCCCTTTGTGAGTACAAGCTCCGCAAGGCTCTCGGAATGGAATCTACAGACCCTACCGAGAATCTCGACTGGTACAACGCTGAGATGGAGGATTGTGCCACCGGCTATGCCAGCTTCATCATGGAGCTTTTGGAAGAGACCAAACAGACCTGCTCCGACCCTGTTGTTCTGATTGAACAGCGAGTGGACTTCTCTCGCTGGGTGGAACAAGGCTTCGGAACCTCGGATGCCATTCTCATCAGCGACGGTACCATGCACGTGATTGACTATAAACACGGTCTTGGAATTCTCGTATCCGCTGAGAACAATTCGCAGATGAAGTGCTACGCCCTTGGCGCACTGGAACTCTTCGATGACATCTACGACATCGATACGGTTAGTATGACCATCTACCAGCCTAGACGTCAGAACGTTTCCACCTACGAGGTCAGCAAGGATGACTTGTATCAGTGGGCCGATGAAGTTCTGAAGCCTACCGCAGACCTTGCCTTTGCCGGGGACGGAAACTTCCTGTGTGGTGAATGGTGCGGATTCTGTAAAGCAAAGCATGAATGCCGAGCCAGAGTTGAAGCCAATCTTCTACTCGCACAGCACGATTTCAAGCTGCCGCCACTGCTCACGGATTCGGAAATTGAAGTCATCCTCTCCCGTATCGACGAGCTGGTCTCTTGGGCAGGTGACATCAAGGAGTATGCACTCCAACAGGCAATCAGCGGTAAAGAATGGACCGGCTGGAAACTGGTCGAGGGTCGCTCCAACCGCAGATATACCAGTGAAGACGCCGTGTCGAACGCTGTCGAAGCTGCTGGTTTTGACCCTTACGAAAAGAAACTGCTTGGTATCACAGCCATGCAAAAGCTGCTCGGTAAGTCTCGCTTCGAGGAGCTCCTTGCAGCCTATATCGAAAAGCCACAAGGCAAACCCACTCTTGTGCCGGAGAGCGATAAGCGCCCGGCAATGAATACAGCAAAAAATGATTTTATGGAGGAATACGACAATGAGTAA
- a CDS encoding sigma-70 family RNA polymerase sigma factor yields MSKNENRSKETHRIYIRSQRRWQEVPEEVYQEHTRFHDTYRHRMQGRGLCCCPRNKWWVCDADCLTCEYRNADVIASLDAPIGEENDDLVLMDTIADESVAVSELVSDRIVLEQLFKRLADLMPEAENIGKLRMQGLSDEAIAKEIGIPRTTFLSRIKAAKKLLAQEYPDFF; encoded by the coding sequence ATGTCAAAGAATGAAAATCGAAGCAAAGAAACCCATCGAATCTACATCCGCAGCCAGCGCCGCTGGCAGGAAGTACCCGAAGAAGTCTATCAGGAACATACCCGCTTCCATGACACCTACCGTCACAGAATGCAGGGCCGTGGCCTTTGCTGCTGTCCTCGTAATAAATGGTGGGTCTGCGATGCCGACTGTCTGACCTGCGAATACCGCAACGCTGACGTCATCGCTTCATTGGATGCGCCGATTGGCGAGGAAAATGATGACCTTGTTCTGATGGATACCATCGCTGACGAAAGCGTGGCCGTGTCTGAACTCGTTTCCGACCGTATCGTGTTGGAGCAGCTGTTCAAGCGTCTCGCTGACCTGATGCCAGAGGCTGAAAACATCGGCAAGCTGCGTATGCAGGGCCTTTCCGATGAAGCCATCGCCAAGGAAATCGGTATTCCTCGCACCACGTTCCTGTCCCGCATCAAGGCAGCAAAGAAGCTGCTGGCTCAGGAATACCCAGACTTCTTTTAA
- a CDS encoding helix-turn-helix domain-containing protein, whose product MSYSYNKLWKLLIDKGMLKKDLMAKTKITSSTMAKMGRGEAVSMDVLGRICAELECNIGDIVDYVNEEK is encoded by the coding sequence ATGAGCTACAGCTATAACAAGCTATGGAAACTATTGATAGATAAGGGCATGCTAAAAAAAGACCTCATGGCTAAGACAAAGATTACATCTTCTACAATGGCAAAAATGGGAAGAGGAGAAGCTGTGAGCATGGATGTTCTTGGACGAATCTGCGCAGAGTTGGAATGCAACATCGGAGATATCGTCGATTATGTGAATGAAGAAAAATAA
- a CDS encoding DEAD/DEAH box helicase, with amino-acid sequence MNDTTGTLGHAIFTGLEKNEYLNEIYDALLHNDFLRLFRIDDIAQKEVDTEDALRFADLLSKSVNTEQSERHRSLAQEIITLLNALNPDDEEIQYVMGAVLSSTSNYLGLQHSVPDFQENNVLDRLSDEINRDYLRIPSQQDGYFLRSQKAVYDHMTEDDYFSYSGPTSMGKSFVMRTFIRERIKISPDCNFAILVPTKALINEVSKEIADNLGELLRQHDYRIITSAGAMILQEKNEHRYVFVMTPERMMYQLIGFKDIPIHYLFIDEAQNISEKEGRSAFYYQVVGMLNRSEERPHMIFASPHIPNPDIYLELIPRDVQGGRSEMTSLFTPVSQEKFLIDLQERKLGYYNGLTEELHAIHSFEPDRDFQSFLSELGEGKKNLIYCNAKAKVVKFAREYAEKLQPLDDPDLIALADEIREQVHEDYYLAGTVEKGVAYHVGYLPTSIRLRIEELFRKRDGGIHTIFCTSTLLEGVNLPADNLFITDHKNGSYPMSAVEFRNLIGRVGRIQYTLYGNVFLVCLEDDNKTKPENYVTLLRKDVEPQTLSIVSISDKEKEYVLECLRQGKTKLEKLNGQTIEQFSLMRKAANILLREIMLDRRGRVRREFEENMTENDPVLIKEMFTGRKNEPDDDINVSVDQIDKVVSAIEGGLDYPKVNIYGYVGFQPTLEFLEGLCDAFDWETYESSTLGRVNKEGKHSNLRFYATLLTQWLTGNGIKYMIDQAISYKQGKNIYVNGESKLFDDGEEHRNKVIEDTLNNVNDIILFRLSNYFMRFSTELKKYHHRDFLTNDWYEYVEYGTTNKVCILLQKNGFSPETATYIQKHEDIYIVRTDEGVKVSLSLLQCERISVREETRTVHNNMPELFDE; translated from the coding sequence ATGAATGACACTACTGGTACACTTGGACATGCGATATTTACTGGCTTAGAGAAGAACGAATACTTAAATGAAATATATGATGCTCTGTTGCATAATGATTTCCTCCGGCTATTTCGCATCGACGATATAGCACAGAAGGAGGTTGACACGGAGGACGCACTAAGGTTTGCTGACCTGCTCTCAAAGTCTGTCAACACTGAGCAGTCAGAGAGGCATCGTTCTCTGGCGCAAGAGATTATTACTCTATTAAATGCGCTGAATCCTGATGATGAAGAAATTCAGTATGTTATGGGGGCGGTTCTTTCAAGCACGAGTAATTACCTTGGCCTTCAGCACAGCGTCCCAGATTTTCAGGAGAATAATGTTCTCGACCGTTTGTCAGATGAAATCAACAGAGATTATCTGCGGATTCCGTCACAACAGGATGGGTATTTTCTTAGATCACAAAAGGCTGTATATGACCACATGACTGAAGATGATTATTTCAGCTATTCCGGCCCTACGTCTATGGGTAAGTCTTTTGTAATGAGGACATTCATCAGGGAGCGTATCAAAATAAGCCCAGACTGCAATTTTGCTATTCTTGTGCCTACAAAGGCTCTTATAAACGAGGTGTCAAAGGAAATAGCTGACAATCTTGGAGAACTCCTGCGGCAGCACGATTATAGGATTATTACTTCAGCCGGAGCAATGATTCTACAGGAAAAGAATGAGCACAGATATGTGTTTGTTATGACGCCTGAACGTATGATGTATCAGCTGATTGGTTTTAAGGACATCCCGATTCACTATCTATTTATAGATGAAGCACAGAATATTTCGGAGAAGGAAGGCCGCAGCGCATTCTATTATCAAGTGGTCGGAATGTTAAATCGATCAGAAGAACGGCCACATATGATATTTGCGTCGCCGCACATTCCTAATCCTGATATTTATTTGGAGCTAATTCCGAGAGATGTTCAGGGTGGCCGGTCGGAAATGACATCGCTGTTTACTCCGGTTAGTCAGGAGAAGTTTTTAATAGATTTACAGGAGAGAAAACTGGGTTACTATAACGGGCTTACGGAAGAACTGCATGCAATTCATTCTTTTGAACCAGACCGAGATTTTCAATCCTTCCTTTCCGAATTGGGTGAAGGAAAGAAAAATCTGATATACTGCAATGCAAAGGCAAAGGTCGTAAAATTTGCACGAGAATATGCTGAGAAGCTCCAGCCGCTGGATGATCCTGATTTGATTGCCCTTGCGGATGAAATACGGGAACAGGTGCATGAGGACTATTATCTTGCGGGTACAGTTGAAAAAGGAGTCGCTTATCATGTCGGTTATCTTCCGACAAGTATCCGATTGCGTATAGAGGAACTCTTTCGCAAACGCGATGGCGGTATTCATACCATTTTTTGTACAAGTACCCTGCTGGAAGGCGTAAATCTTCCTGCAGATAATTTGTTCATTACCGATCACAAAAACGGATCGTATCCGATGTCTGCGGTCGAGTTTCGTAACTTGATTGGACGAGTTGGAAGGATTCAGTACACACTTTATGGAAATGTCTTTCTGGTTTGTCTGGAAGATGACAACAAGACCAAGCCGGAAAATTATGTAACGCTATTGAGGAAGGATGTCGAGCCACAGACGCTTTCGATTGTTTCGATAAGTGATAAAGAAAAGGAATATGTTCTTGAGTGCCTGCGCCAAGGCAAGACGAAACTTGAGAAATTGAACGGTCAGACTATCGAGCAATTTTCGTTAATGCGCAAAGCGGCTAATATCCTTCTAAGAGAGATTATGCTTGATCGCCGTGGCAGGGTCCGCAGGGAATTCGAGGAAAACATGACAGAAAACGATCCTGTATTGATAAAGGAGATGTTTACTGGCAGGAAAAATGAACCGGATGACGACATTAATGTTTCCGTAGATCAGATTGATAAAGTTGTGTCGGCTATTGAGGGTGGGCTGGATTATCCGAAAGTGAATATATACGGCTATGTGGGATTTCAGCCAACATTGGAGTTTCTTGAGGGACTATGTGATGCATTCGACTGGGAAACCTACGAGAGCAGCACACTGGGACGAGTGAATAAGGAAGGAAAGCACTCGAATCTCAGATTCTATGCTACGCTTCTGACTCAGTGGCTTACCGGTAATGGTATCAAGTACATGATTGATCAGGCCATATCGTATAAGCAAGGGAAGAATATTTATGTCAATGGAGAATCAAAGCTATTCGATGATGGAGAAGAACACAGAAACAAGGTGATCGAGGATACGCTTAATAATGTAAATGATATCATTTTGTTCCGGTTATCGAATTACTTTATGCGCTTTTCGACGGAGCTTAAGAAATATCACCATCGTGATTTCTTGACAAATGATTGGTATGAATATGTGGAATATGGGACCACAAATAAGGTGTGTATCCTACTTCAGAAAAATGGCTTTTCACCAGAAACAGCGACTTACATACAGAAGCACGAGGACATATACATTGTTAGAACTGACGAAGGTGTGAAAGTGTCGCTTTCTTTGCTTCAATGTGAGCGGATATCTGTCAGAGAAGAGACAAGGACGGTGCACAACAATATGCCGGAGTTGTTTGACGAATAA
- a CDS encoding DUF7768 domain-containing protein: MSISKYNSEGYPDPTAYSALSSIESETRALRAFRPIVYICSPFSGDIEKNVAAARAYSRFAVEQGYIPIAPHLLFPQFLNDSDQKERELGLFFGNAIMSKCSEVWVFGSHISSGMEAEIKRAKRKNYRLRYFTENLEEV, translated from the coding sequence GTGTCAATCAGCAAATACAACAGCGAAGGCTATCCTGACCCTACTGCTTACAGTGCACTTTCTTCTATCGAAAGTGAGACCCGTGCACTGCGTGCTTTCAGACCAATCGTATATATCTGCTCTCCCTTTTCCGGAGACATCGAAAAGAACGTAGCTGCCGCCAGAGCCTACAGCCGCTTTGCAGTGGAACAAGGATATATCCCCATCGCACCACACCTGCTGTTTCCACAGTTTTTGAATGATAGCGACCAGAAGGAGCGTGAACTCGGTCTTTTCTTCGGAAATGCCATCATGAGCAAGTGTTCTGAGGTCTGGGTCTTTGGAAGTCATATCTCTTCCGGCATGGAAGCAGAAATCAAACGAGCCAAGCGGAAGAATTACCGCCTGCGCTATTTCACTGAGAATCTTGAGGAGGTTTAA
- a CDS encoding DNA ligase — protein MSKMSDMAMTIEELRNAAVAINDVANWLAQQFGGASEATEKAEAPAAPAKTALTLEEVRAVLADKSRAGHTAEIRELLKKYGASKLSLVDPKHYEALLREVEVL, from the coding sequence ATGTCAAAAATGAGCGATATGGCTATGACCATCGAAGAGCTGAGAAATGCTGCCGTTGCTATTAACGATGTAGCAAACTGGCTCGCACAGCAGTTTGGAGGAGCATCCGAAGCTACCGAAAAAGCAGAAGCCCCTGCTGCTCCTGCAAAAACTGCATTGACCCTTGAGGAAGTTCGAGCTGTTCTGGCTGATAAATCTCGTGCCGGGCATACAGCTGAAATTCGAGAGCTTCTTAAAAAGTACGGTGCAAGCAAGTTGTCACTCGTAGACCCGAAACATTATGAAGCCCTGCTTAGGGAAGTGGAGGTGCTCTAA
- a CDS encoding DNA polymerase, which yields MKTLSIDIETYSDVPLQKTGVYRYVESPNFEILLFAYSVDSQPVQVIDLACGEQIPKEILLALEDETVIKWAFNATFEHICLSRFLGYPTGEYLEPESWRCSMIWAATMGLPLSLEGVGAVLGLEKQKLSEGKDLIKYFCQPCAPTKTNGQRTRNRPFHAPNKWAMFKKYNIRDVETEMGIQQRLAKFPVPAQVWDEYHMDQEINDRGVRLDMELVAAAIEMDTRSRTELTESMKEITELENPNSVQQMKAWLSDNGLETDTLGKKAVAELLKSAPPKLSQVLTLRQQLAKSSVRKYQAMEKTVCADGRARGMFQFYGANRTGRFSGRNIQLQNLPQNHLSDLAEARSLVHSGNFEAVELLYEDVPDTLSQLIRTAFIPREGTQFLVADFSAIEARVIAWFAGEKWRQEVFAKGGDIYCASASQMFKVPVEKHGINGHLRQKGKIAELALGYGGSVGALKAMGALDMGLTEEELPPLVDAWRQSNPNIVKFWWDVDRAVMEAVKFKHTTSDYGLTFSCRSGMLFITLPSGRKLAYVKPKIGTNKFGGQCITYEGVGAAKKWERLDSYGPKFVENIVQATARDILCYAMQTLRCCSIVMHIHDEVVIEADHRMSLDAVCEQMGRTPPWAKGLLLRADGYATPFYKKD from the coding sequence ATGAAAACACTCAGTATTGATATCGAGACCTACAGCGATGTACCTCTTCAGAAGACCGGTGTCTATCGTTATGTAGAGTCTCCCAATTTTGAAATCTTACTCTTTGCCTACAGTGTAGACAGCCAGCCCGTTCAGGTTATCGACCTTGCCTGTGGTGAACAGATTCCAAAAGAAATCCTTCTTGCCTTGGAGGATGAAACTGTCATCAAATGGGCCTTCAATGCCACCTTTGAACATATCTGCCTCTCTCGCTTCTTAGGTTATCCGACTGGAGAATATCTGGAACCGGAAAGCTGGCGTTGCTCCATGATATGGGCCGCCACGATGGGACTCCCACTCTCCTTGGAAGGTGTCGGCGCTGTTCTGGGTCTGGAAAAGCAGAAGCTCTCAGAAGGAAAAGACCTCATCAAATACTTCTGCCAGCCTTGTGCTCCCACGAAAACCAATGGGCAGCGTACAAGGAATCGCCCCTTCCATGCTCCGAACAAATGGGCCATGTTCAAAAAATATAATATCCGTGATGTGGAGACCGAAATGGGCATCCAGCAGAGGCTTGCAAAGTTTCCGGTACCAGCTCAGGTGTGGGATGAATACCACATGGACCAAGAAATCAACGACCGTGGTGTACGTTTGGACATGGAGCTTGTTGCTGCTGCCATCGAAATGGATACTCGCTCCAGAACGGAATTAACTGAATCCATGAAGGAAATTACAGAGCTTGAGAATCCTAACTCCGTCCAGCAGATGAAGGCTTGGCTTTCTGACAATGGTTTGGAAACAGATACCCTTGGCAAGAAGGCTGTAGCAGAGCTCCTAAAGTCTGCTCCTCCGAAGCTCTCGCAGGTTCTCACCTTAAGGCAGCAGCTGGCCAAGTCATCTGTCCGCAAATATCAGGCGATGGAAAAAACCGTTTGCGCTGATGGTCGTGCCCGTGGCATGTTCCAGTTTTATGGTGCCAATCGAACCGGCAGATTCTCCGGTCGCAATATCCAGCTGCAGAACCTACCGCAAAACCATCTTTCGGACCTTGCAGAGGCTCGCTCTCTGGTGCACTCCGGTAACTTTGAAGCTGTGGAGCTTCTCTACGAAGATGTGCCGGATACACTTTCCCAGCTCATCCGTACAGCTTTCATTCCAAGAGAAGGAACGCAATTTCTGGTAGCGGACTTTTCTGCTATCGAAGCCCGTGTCATCGCATGGTTTGCCGGTGAGAAGTGGCGTCAAGAGGTCTTTGCCAAAGGCGGAGATATCTACTGTGCCTCTGCCAGCCAGATGTTCAAGGTCCCTGTTGAAAAGCATGGCATCAATGGCCACCTCAGACAAAAAGGCAAAATCGCTGAACTTGCCCTCGGCTACGGAGGTTCGGTCGGGGCCTTAAAAGCTATGGGCGCACTGGATATGGGGCTCACTGAAGAGGAACTCCCACCACTGGTCGATGCATGGAGGCAGTCCAACCCAAACATCGTCAAATTCTGGTGGGATGTGGACCGAGCTGTCATGGAAGCCGTAAAGTTCAAGCACACCACGTCCGACTATGGTCTGACCTTCTCCTGCAGGAGTGGCATGCTCTTTATTACTCTCCCATCGGGAAGAAAGCTGGCGTATGTGAAACCGAAGATTGGAACGAATAAGTTCGGTGGTCAGTGCATCACCTATGAAGGTGTCGGCGCCGCTAAGAAATGGGAGCGTCTCGATTCCTATGGCCCGAAATTTGTCGAGAACATCGTGCAGGCAACGGCCCGTGATATTCTCTGCTATGCCATGCAGACACTCCGCTGCTGCTCCATTGTCATGCACATTCACGATGAAGTGGTCATTGAAGCGGACCATCGCATGTCCTTGGATGCAGTCTGTGAACAAATGGGGCGTACTCCACCTTGGGCCAAGGGACTACTTTTAAGAGCTGATGGCTATGCGACACCTTTTTATAAAAAAGATTAG
- a CDS encoding HamA C-terminal domain-containing protein encodes MTLCFAALIKVLKICSKPKVYNKTLCGAVAKTIDEYYGNILEADDGTISHLLSCDYNLSPENIVEPAKTIAFSKISKGMTTYVLPLLDTDKLPLGILALRSMALSSVTESDAVIGQMKRSTLEAISVFDPADFLANIFLYTAVAVENKSGKDTINLVDQSFVEGFEAQRASIRLEADAIIEPVELDRTLKDSDFDAVFRKVQCDDDLNLKNKSGLNLYYLDISDSAFDYMALNEYLFDSVGMYVYSRTQMKEFEDKKKVRNMGAKALRLMKANGKPDEKGTGNELGEMLLFAFLEDGLHAPKLLSKVEISTTARQFSSKSDCVHLLKRKVNGEISYQLVFGASCINGNFESAIDSAFEVLAAIKNRRVRERQMVDSTLFNHTYDDDTTKWLHQILVPSKTRQAAPDMAFGVFVGYSIDVEADDNDAFRTECIKRMESDIKAAIPYIEQKVSDLNLGMHSYYFYFLPFNNAEVDKKLIMDELLLGGVD; translated from the coding sequence ATGACGCTTTGTTTTGCAGCACTCATCAAAGTATTAAAAATATGCTCCAAGCCGAAAGTCTACAACAAGACCCTCTGCGGAGCAGTAGCAAAAACAATTGATGAATATTATGGGAATATATTAGAAGCTGATGATGGCACGATAAGCCATCTACTTTCTTGTGATTATAATCTTTCTCCTGAGAATATTGTAGAACCAGCCAAGACAATTGCTTTTTCAAAAATATCGAAGGGGATGACGACATATGTGCTTCCGTTGCTTGACACAGACAAACTTCCTCTTGGGATTCTTGCGCTGCGCAGCATGGCGTTGTCCAGCGTAACTGAATCCGACGCTGTAATCGGTCAGATGAAGCGGTCTACATTGGAAGCGATATCTGTATTCGATCCGGCGGATTTTCTTGCAAATATCTTTCTTTATACGGCAGTTGCTGTGGAAAACAAATCTGGCAAAGATACAATTAACCTTGTGGATCAATCCTTTGTAGAAGGGTTTGAAGCTCAACGTGCATCGATTCGGTTGGAAGCGGATGCGATAATTGAGCCGGTAGAACTTGACCGCACGTTAAAAGACAGTGATTTTGATGCCGTATTCCGCAAAGTGCAGTGCGATGATGATCTTAATTTGAAAAATAAGAGTGGCTTAAATCTATACTATTTGGATATTTCAGATTCCGCATTTGATTACATGGCACTAAATGAATACCTTTTTGATAGTGTTGGTATGTATGTCTATTCCCGGACGCAAATGAAAGAGTTTGAAGACAAGAAAAAGGTCCGGAACATGGGTGCAAAAGCCCTGCGACTGATGAAGGCTAATGGAAAGCCTGATGAAAAGGGTACCGGAAATGAACTCGGTGAAATGCTGCTGTTTGCATTTCTGGAAGATGGATTACACGCACCTAAATTGCTAAGTAAGGTTGAAATAAGCACGACGGCCAGACAGTTCAGCAGCAAAAGTGATTGTGTTCATTTGCTCAAGAGAAAAGTAAATGGAGAGATTAGCTATCAGCTGGTTTTTGGCGCATCGTGCATAAACGGTAATTTTGAAAGTGCAATTGACAGCGCATTTGAAGTACTTGCTGCTATAAAAAACAGGCGGGTAAGAGAACGTCAAATGGTTGATAGCACTCTATTTAATCACACATACGATGATGATACTACAAAGTGGCTTCATCAGATACTGGTACCAAGTAAAACAAGGCAGGCCGCACCTGATATGGCTTTTGGCGTTTTCGTTGGTTATTCGATTGACGTTGAAGCCGATGACAATGATGCCTTTAGAACAGAATGCATAAAACGGATGGAATCTGATATTAAAGCGGCTATTCCATACATTGAGCAAAAGGTTTCTGACCTTAATCTTGGCATGCATTCGTATTATTTCTACTTCCTGCCGTTCAATAACGCAGAGGTAGATAAAAAACTGATTATGGATGAGCTGTTGCTGGGAGGTGTTGATTAA